The following proteins are encoded in a genomic region of Candidatus Methylospira mobilis:
- a CDS encoding methyltransferase family protein yields the protein MGRINDKLKRCSSDPLQGPGVAVPPPFLYATAFLSGMALNYFWPWPLFPDPLAQFTGTAMLIASILIIAPVLLRFRRHQTTLDVRKPASALITDGPYAYSRNPVYVSLTLCYLGAGSIVNQGWILLLTPPLLLVMHYWVVCAEERHLQAKFGVYYSNYKKKVRRWF from the coding sequence TTGGGCCGGATTAACGACAAACTAAAACGTTGCAGCTCCGATCCGCTTCAGGGGCCAGGCGTCGCCGTACCGCCTCCGTTTTTGTATGCAACTGCGTTCCTGTCCGGTATGGCGCTCAACTATTTTTGGCCGTGGCCGCTATTTCCCGATCCGCTCGCTCAGTTTACCGGTACGGCCATGCTCATCGCCAGTATATTAATTATAGCGCCGGTCCTGCTTCGTTTTCGCCGCCATCAAACGACCTTGGATGTGCGCAAACCGGCATCGGCCTTGATCACGGACGGCCCCTATGCTTATTCGCGAAATCCGGTTTATGTTTCGTTGACGCTTTGCTATCTTGGTGCGGGCTCCATCGTAAATCAAGGCTGGATTTTGCTGCTGACGCCGCCGCTTTTGTTGGTAATGCATTATTGGGTTGTGTGTGCCGAAGAACGCCATCTGCAGGCGAAATTTGGCGTCTATTATTCGAATTACAAGAAAAAAGTGCGGCGCTGGTTCTAG